The DNA sequence GCGCATCGGCATCGGCGCGCAGATCGGCGCGGTGCAGCGCGTCTTCAAGCGGCTGTACAACCTGGGCGCGGGCTTCCCTTGCGACGGCAGCCAGTTCGACCACCTGTTCCAGGACGGCGAGCGCTTCCACATCGGCGCGCTGGAAGGCGAGGCGATCGCGGTGCCCGGGCACACCCCGGCCGACGTGGCCTACCGCATCGGCGACGCGGTGTTCGTCGGCGACACGCTGTTCATGCCCGACGTGGGCACCGCGCGGGCGGACTTCCCCGGCGGCGATGCGCGCCAGCTGTACCGCTCGATCCGCCGCCTGCTCGCGCTGCCGGAGGCCACGCGCCTGTACGTCTGCCATGACTACCCGCCGGCCGGGCGCGGGCCGCAATGGGAGACCACGGTGGGCGAGCAGCGGGCGCACAACATCCACGTGCGCGACGGCATCGGCGAGGACGAGTTCGTCGCGATGCGCACCGCGCGCGACGGCACGCTGGACATGCCCACGCTGATGCTGCCGGCGATCCAGGTCAACGTGCGTGCGGGCGAGCTGCCGCCGCCCGAGCCCAACGGCATCGCCTACCTGAAGATCCCGCTCAACGCCCTGTGAGCTCGTCGCGCACCGCCGCGGCGATCTCGTAGGAGCGCAGCCGTTTGGCGTGGTCGTAGATGTTGGAGGTGATCATCAGCTCGTCCGCCCCGGTGCGCTCGATGAAGGCCGCCATCGCCTCGCGCACCGTCTGCGGCGAGCCGATCGCCGAGCAGGACAGGATGGACTGCAGCAGCGCGCGCCGCGGCTCGTCCAGCGATTCCAGGTACCCCTCGACCGGCGGCGGCAGCTGCGTGGGCCGGCCGCTGCGCAGGTTCACGAAGGACTGTTGCGCCGAGCTGGCGAGGAAGCGCGCTTCCTCGTCGGTGTCGGCCGCGAACACGTTGAAGCCGAGCATCACGTAAGGACGGTCCAGCTGCGGCGAGGGCCGGAACTGCGCGCGGTACAGCTCGATCGCGTGCATCATCTGCGCCGGCGCGAAGTGCGACGCGAACGCGTACGGCAGGCCCAGCGCGGCGGCCAGCTGCGCCCCGAACAGGCTGGAGCCCAGGATCCAGATCGGCACGTCGAGCCCCGCGCCCGGCACCGCGCGCACTGGCTGGCGCGGCGAGCCGGCGAAGTAGTCCATCAGCTCGACCACGTCCTGCGGGAACTCCTCCGGGTCCGACATCAGGTTGCGGCGCAGCGCCCGCGCGGTGGTCGGGTCCGAGCCCGGCGCGCGCCCCAGCCCCAGGTCGATGCGGCCCGGGTAGAGCGAGGCGAGCGTGCCGAACTGCTCGGCGATCACCAGCGGCGCGTGGTTGGGCAGCATGATGCCCCCGGCGCCGACGCGGATCGTCGACGTGCCGCCCGCCACGTGGCCGATGAGCACCGCGGTCGCGGCGCTGGCGATGCCGGGCATGCCGTGGTGCTCGGCCAGCCAGTAGCGGCGGTAGCCCCAGCGCTCGGCATGCTGTGCCAGGTCGAGCGTGTTGCGGAAGGACTGGGCGGCGTCGCTGCCCTGCGGGATCGGAGCGAGATCAAGGACGGAGAACGGGATCATGGTCTGCGCGCACGGCGTGGTGAGTCCCCACAGCCTAGCCGGTCCGGGCGTTTCGTGCAGCGCGGCGCTCCAAGCCCGCATCCGCCGGGCGGTCGCGCGACTTCACGCGGATTTCACACCGGGCACACATGCGGCCGTCAGCATGCACGGCGTTGCCGTCGTGGCAACGCCTGCAAGGAGCCGCCCATGAACACCGCTTCCGCCTCCCGCCTCGTCCTCAGCCTGTGCCTGGTCGCCGCGGCCGCGCTGCCGGCCGTGGTCTGGGCCGAGCGCCTGGAATGCGACGCGCTGGTCGAACAGATCGAGGCCAAGCTGCAGGCCAACGGCGTGCGCCACTACCGGCTGGACGTGGTCGATGCCGATGCCGAGGCCCAGGGCCGGGTCGTCGGGACCTGCAACGGCGGCACCGCCAAGATCGTCTACCAGCGCGTGCCCAAGGCCCATGCGCAGAAGACCCGCGCGATGACCTGAGCGCCGCGCGGTCCTCAGATCGCGCCCACCGTGCCGGTCACCGGCAGCACGATGCCGGTGACGTAGGAGGCGCACACCGGCGAGGCGAGGAACACGTACGCCGGCGACAGCTCCTCCGGCTGCGCGGCGCGCTTCATGTCGGTCTGCCGGCCGAAGTCCTGCACCTTCTCGGGCGGGGAGTCCGCCGGGTTCAGCGGCGTCCATACCGGCCCGGGCGCCACCGCGTTGACGCGGATGCCGCGCTCCAGCACGTTCTGCGCCAGCGCCTTGGTGAAGGCGTGGATCGCGCCCTTGGTGGTGGAGTAGTCGAGCAGGTGGCTGCTGCCGCGCAGCCCCACGACCGAGCCGGTGTTGATGATCGACGAGCCGGGCCCGAGGTGCGGCAGCGCCGCCTTGGCCATGTGGAAGTAGCCGTAGACGTTGGTGCGCAGCGTCTCGT is a window from the Caldimonas thermodepolymerans genome containing:
- a CDS encoding MBL fold metallo-hydrolase; translated protein: MQMQVQGFHDPETGTVSYVVHEQGGTAAAVIDPVLDYDPKSGRTSTAHADELIDYVLRHGLSVQWLLETHAHADHLSAAGYLKRVLGGRIGIGAQIGAVQRVFKRLYNLGAGFPCDGSQFDHLFQDGERFHIGALEGEAIAVPGHTPADVAYRIGDAVFVGDTLFMPDVGTARADFPGGDARQLYRSIRRLLALPEATRLYVCHDYPPAGRGPQWETTVGEQRAHNIHVRDGIGEDEFVAMRTARDGTLDMPTLMLPAIQVNVRAGELPPPEPNGIAYLKIPLNAL
- a CDS encoding LLM class flavin-dependent oxidoreductase, encoding MIPFSVLDLAPIPQGSDAAQSFRNTLDLAQHAERWGYRRYWLAEHHGMPGIASAATAVLIGHVAGGTSTIRVGAGGIMLPNHAPLVIAEQFGTLASLYPGRIDLGLGRAPGSDPTTARALRRNLMSDPEEFPQDVVELMDYFAGSPRQPVRAVPGAGLDVPIWILGSSLFGAQLAAALGLPYAFASHFAPAQMMHAIELYRAQFRPSPQLDRPYVMLGFNVFAADTDEEARFLASSAQQSFVNLRSGRPTQLPPPVEGYLESLDEPRRALLQSILSCSAIGSPQTVREAMAAFIERTGADELMITSNIYDHAKRLRSYEIAAAVRDELTGR
- a CDS encoding DUF1161 domain-containing protein, which produces MNTASASRLVLSLCLVAAAALPAVVWAERLECDALVEQIEAKLQANGVRHYRLDVVDADAEAQGRVVGTCNGGTAKIVYQRVPKAHAQKTRAMT